One Mycobacterium kubicae genomic window carries:
- a CDS encoding helix-turn-helix domain-containing protein codes for MLATQTGLTKSYLSKIERGQSTPSSAVALKVARALDVDVGRLFSDETAEEKITVDRAAHRIGDRYRVLASPLLGKSMSPFVVRPTAGPADDPHPEHAGQEFVFVHQGRVELVYGDTTITLDAGDSAYFDASVSHKLRALDEQPAEVIVVAHADPGRR; via the coding sequence ATGCTGGCCACCCAAACCGGGCTGACGAAGAGCTACCTCTCCAAGATCGAGCGCGGCCAGAGCACGCCGTCGAGCGCGGTGGCGCTCAAGGTCGCCCGCGCACTGGACGTCGATGTCGGGCGGTTGTTTTCCGACGAAACGGCCGAGGAGAAGATCACCGTCGACCGCGCGGCCCATCGCATCGGCGACCGCTACCGGGTGCTGGCGTCACCGTTGCTGGGAAAGTCCATGTCGCCCTTCGTCGTCCGGCCGACCGCCGGGCCTGCGGACGATCCCCATCCCGAGCACGCCGGGCAGGAATTTGTGTTCGTGCACCAGGGCCGCGTGGAACTGGTGTACGGCGATACGACCATCACGCTCGACGCCGGCGACAGCGCGTACTTCGATGCGTCCGTCAGCCACAAACTAAGGGCGCTCGACGAGCAGCCGGCAGAGGTGATCGTGGTCGCCCATGCCGATCCCGGGAGACGCTGA
- a CDS encoding aldolase, giving the protein MASTFTDSKAELMRRAQDRLAAHDAESQLSTRQKLALTCRALFDAGHDSGLAGQITARAEQPGTYYTQRLGLGFDEITEDNLLLVDEDLNVLDGDGMANPANRFHSWIYRARPDVQCIVHTHPFHVAALSMLEVPLVVSHMDTTPLYDDCAFLPDWPGVPVGNEEGAIITAALGDKKAVLLAHHGQVVAGASIEEACSLAVLIERAAKLQLAAMAAGTVKELPEALAREAHDWTLTPARSRANFAYYARRALQRHPDALTS; this is encoded by the coding sequence ATGGCGAGCACTTTCACCGACTCCAAAGCTGAGCTGATGCGACGGGCGCAGGATCGGCTGGCCGCCCACGACGCCGAGTCGCAATTGAGCACCAGGCAAAAACTCGCCCTGACGTGCCGGGCGTTGTTCGACGCCGGACACGACTCCGGATTGGCCGGCCAGATCACCGCGAGGGCCGAGCAGCCCGGTACCTACTACACCCAGCGCCTAGGTCTTGGCTTCGACGAGATCACCGAAGACAATCTGCTGTTGGTCGACGAGGACCTGAACGTGCTCGACGGCGACGGAATGGCCAACCCTGCCAATCGCTTTCACAGTTGGATCTACCGCGCCCGCCCCGACGTGCAGTGCATCGTGCACACTCACCCCTTCCACGTGGCGGCGCTGTCGATGCTCGAGGTGCCACTGGTGGTCTCACACATGGACACCACCCCCTTGTACGACGACTGCGCGTTTTTGCCCGACTGGCCGGGGGTTCCGGTCGGCAACGAGGAGGGCGCCATCATCACCGCCGCCCTGGGCGACAAGAAGGCGGTGCTGCTCGCGCATCATGGCCAAGTCGTCGCCGGCGCCAGCATCGAAGAGGCGTGCTCGCTGGCGGTACTGATCGAGCGCGCCGCCAAACTGCAGCTGGCCGCCATGGCCGCCGGTACGGTCAAAGAACTTCCGGAAGCCTTGGCGCGCGAAGCCCACGATTGGACGCTCACGCCGGCCCGGAGCCGGGCCAACTTCGCCTACTACGCGCGCCGCGCATTGCAGCGCCATCCCGACGCCCTGACCAGCTAA
- a CDS encoding dihydrodipicolinate synthase family protein — translation MSETPKIRGIIAYPVTTFASSGGIDTERLAALVEKLVSSGVHAIAPLGSTGELAYLDEAEFDTVVDTTIATVAGRVPVVTGVSDVTTAKTIRRAQYAQRAGADAVMILPVSYWKLSEREIAQHYRSIGEAIDIPIMAYNNPATSGVDMSPELLVSMFETTDNLTMVKESTGDLSRMRRIAELSGGQLPFYNGSNPLVLEALKAGASGWCTAAPNLRPQPCIDLYQAVRAGDLEKAQVLYDDLKPLLEYIVAGGLATTVKAGLDLLGFPAGDPRAPLLPLDEQGRKELQTLLTGE, via the coding sequence GTGTCCGAGACGCCGAAGATCCGCGGCATCATCGCTTATCCGGTAACAACATTCGCGAGCTCGGGCGGCATCGACACCGAGCGCTTGGCCGCCCTGGTGGAGAAGCTGGTCTCCTCGGGAGTCCACGCGATCGCCCCGTTAGGCAGCACCGGCGAGTTGGCCTACCTCGACGAGGCCGAGTTCGACACCGTCGTCGACACCACCATCGCGACCGTGGCCGGGCGGGTGCCGGTGGTCACCGGTGTCTCAGATGTCACCACGGCCAAGACGATTCGGCGCGCCCAGTATGCGCAACGCGCGGGCGCCGATGCCGTGATGATCTTGCCGGTGTCGTACTGGAAGCTGTCCGAGCGCGAGATCGCCCAGCACTACCGCAGCATCGGCGAGGCGATCGACATACCGATCATGGCCTACAACAACCCGGCCACCAGCGGCGTCGACATGAGCCCGGAACTGCTGGTCAGCATGTTCGAGACCACCGACAACCTCACCATGGTCAAAGAATCCACCGGTGACCTGTCCCGGATGCGGCGCATCGCCGAACTCAGCGGGGGCCAGTTGCCCTTCTACAACGGCAGCAACCCCTTGGTGCTCGAGGCGCTCAAGGCCGGCGCATCCGGATGGTGCACGGCGGCACCGAATCTGCGGCCACAACCGTGCATCGACCTCTACCAGGCGGTGCGCGCCGGCGACCTGGAGAAGGCCCAGGTTCTCTACGACGACCTCAAGCCCTTGCTGGAATACATCGTCGCGGGCGGACTGGCCACCACGGTGAAAGCCGGCCTCGACCTGCTCGGCTTCCCGGCCGGAGACCCGCGGGCACCACTGCTGCCGCTGGATGAGCAGGGCCGAAAAGAGTTGCAAACCCTTCTGACTGGCGAATAA
- a CDS encoding neutral zinc metallopeptidase, with protein MVFNEGMQIDTSTASSSGGGGGRLALGGGLGGLLIVVVAMFLGVDPGGIVSQQPLNTRDDVAPGFDLNQCKTGADANRFVQCRVVATGNSVDAVWKQLMPNRYTRPHMRLFSGQVSTGCGPASSDVGPFYCPVDKTAYFDTDFFQVLVTQFGSSGGPLAEEYVVAHEYGHHVQNLLGVLGRAQQGAQGAGGNGVRTELQADCYAGVWAHYASTVKQESTGVPYLQPLSDKDIQDALSAAASVGDDRIQQQATGHTNPESWTHGSSAERQKWFTTGYQTGDPNKCDTFSASDLG; from the coding sequence ATGGTTTTCAACGAGGGCATGCAGATCGACACGAGCACCGCGTCCTCCTCAGGTGGTGGGGGCGGCCGGTTGGCCCTGGGCGGCGGGCTGGGCGGATTGCTCATCGTGGTGGTGGCCATGTTCCTCGGAGTCGACCCTGGCGGCATCGTCAGCCAGCAACCGCTGAACACCCGTGACGACGTCGCACCCGGCTTCGACCTCAACCAGTGCAAGACCGGAGCGGACGCGAACAGGTTTGTGCAGTGCCGGGTGGTGGCCACCGGCAACTCCGTCGACGCGGTGTGGAAGCAGTTGATGCCCAACCGGTACACCCGCCCGCACATGCGTCTGTTCAGCGGGCAGGTGAGCACCGGCTGCGGACCCGCCAGCAGCGACGTCGGCCCGTTCTATTGCCCGGTGGACAAGACCGCCTACTTCGACACCGACTTCTTCCAGGTGCTGGTCACCCAATTCGGTTCCAGTGGTGGGCCCTTGGCCGAAGAGTATGTGGTGGCCCACGAATACGGCCACCACGTGCAGAACCTGCTGGGCGTGCTCGGTCGCGCCCAACAGGGAGCGCAGGGCGCCGGCGGCAACGGCGTGCGCACCGAGCTGCAAGCCGACTGCTACGCCGGGGTGTGGGCCCACTATGCCTCGACTGTCAAGCAGGAGAGCACCGGTGTGCCGTATCTGCAACCGTTGAGCGACAAGGACATTCAAGACGCGCTGTCGGCCGCGGCCTCGGTCGGCGACGACCGCATCCAGCAACAGGCGACCGGCCACACCAACCCCGAGTCCTGGACGCACGGCTCGTCGGCGGAACGCCAGAAGTGGTTTACCACCGGCTACCAGACCGGTGACCCCAACAAATGTGACACGTTCAGCGCCAGCGACCTCGGGTAG
- a CDS encoding SRPBCC family protein codes for MHSCQRVDLSFLETAPYVFHSSVDLAITPKQLFEVLSDAESWPQWAPVITKVTWTSPQPYGVGTTRTVHMRGGLVGDEEFLVWEPFTRMAFRFNECSTRAVRAFAEEYRVQAQPGGCRLTWTMAQQPAGPAGLGMFLARPLLQRGQRRFLANLRRYTDTRYATGSRR; via the coding sequence ATGCACTCCTGCCAGCGGGTCGACCTGAGCTTCCTCGAGACGGCGCCATATGTCTTTCACAGCAGCGTCGATCTGGCCATCACCCCTAAGCAGTTGTTCGAGGTGCTTTCCGACGCCGAGTCGTGGCCGCAGTGGGCGCCGGTGATCACCAAAGTGACTTGGACCAGTCCCCAGCCTTATGGCGTCGGCACCACCCGCACCGTCCACATGCGCGGCGGCCTGGTCGGTGACGAGGAGTTCCTGGTCTGGGAGCCATTTACCCGCATGGCTTTTCGGTTCAATGAGTGCTCCACCCGAGCCGTGAGGGCGTTCGCCGAGGAGTACCGGGTGCAGGCGCAGCCGGGCGGCTGCCGGCTGACCTGGACCATGGCTCAGCAGCCTGCCGGTCCCGCCGGACTGGGGATGTTTCTGGCCCGTCCTTTGCTGCAGCGAGGGCAGCGACGTTTTCTGGCGAACCTGCGGAGGTATACCGACACTCGATACGCCACCGGCAGCCGGCGATAG
- a CDS encoding oxidoreductase has protein sequence MTENIALVGPGAVGTTVAALLHRAGHPVLLCGRTGRDGIELRPDDADPILVPGPVHTDPADVTAGVDVVILAVKATQNEQARAWLTRLCDEHTVVAVLQNGIEQVEQVAPLCPSSAVVPGLVWFSAETMPGGWVRLRGEAALVLPTGPAAESLAQLLRSAGCRADCDPDFITAAWRKLLLNALAGFMVLSGRRSGMFRRDDVAALSRRYLAECLSVARADGARLDEGVVEELVNLFRSAPEDMPTSMLADREAHRRLEWDLRNGVIIRKARAHGLPTPISDVVVPLLAAASDGPG, from the coding sequence ATCACGGAAAACATCGCGCTCGTCGGACCCGGCGCCGTCGGTACGACGGTCGCGGCGCTGTTGCACCGGGCCGGACATCCGGTGCTGTTGTGCGGGCGCACCGGCCGCGACGGCATCGAACTGCGGCCCGACGACGCGGACCCGATCTTGGTGCCCGGGCCGGTGCACACCGATCCCGCCGACGTCACCGCAGGGGTCGACGTGGTGATCCTGGCGGTGAAGGCGACGCAGAACGAGCAGGCCCGTGCCTGGCTGACCCGGCTCTGCGACGAGCACACCGTCGTGGCGGTGCTGCAGAACGGCATCGAGCAGGTCGAGCAGGTCGCGCCGCTGTGCCCTTCGTCGGCGGTGGTTCCCGGCCTGGTGTGGTTTTCGGCCGAGACCATGCCGGGCGGCTGGGTGCGGTTGCGTGGCGAAGCGGCGCTGGTGCTGCCCACCGGACCCGCCGCGGAGTCGCTTGCCCAACTGCTGCGCAGCGCGGGATGCCGGGCCGACTGCGACCCCGACTTCATCACCGCCGCCTGGCGCAAGCTGTTGCTCAACGCGCTGGCCGGTTTCATGGTGCTCTCCGGGCGGCGATCGGGCATGTTCCGCCGCGACGACGTCGCCGCGTTGTCCCGCCGCTATCTCGCGGAATGCCTGTCGGTGGCGCGCGCCGACGGCGCCCGCCTCGACGAGGGCGTGGTCGAGGAATTGGTGAACCTGTTCCGGTCCGCGCCGGAAGACATGCCGACCTCGATGCTGGCCGACCGGGAAGCTCACCGCCGGCTGGAGTGGGACCTGCGCAACGGGGTGATCATCCGCAAGGCCCGTGCCCACGGGCTACCCACCCCGATCAGCGACGTGGTGGTGCCGCTGCTGGCCGCGGCCAGCGACGGGCCGGGATAG